The Aquipuribacter sp. SD81 DNA window CACGTCGTCGGGGTCGATGCCGACGAGCCCGCCGATCTCCTCGGCGTACTTGTCCGGCAGGGCGGCCGGCAGGTCGATCTTGTTGAGGACGGGGACGATCTCGAGGTCGTTCTCCATCGCCATGTAGAGGTTGGCGAGGGTCTGCGCCTCGATGCCCTGCGCGGCGTCGACGAGGAGCACGGCGCCCTCGCACGCGGCGAGGGAGCGCGAGACCTCGTAGGAGAAGTCGACGTGGCCCGGCGTGTCGATCATGTTGAGGGCGTAGGCGGCGTCACCGACCTGCCACGGCATGCGGACGGCCTGGCTCTTGATCGTGATGCCGCGTTCGCGCTCGATGTCCATGCGGTCGAGGTACTGCGCGCGGGCCTGCCGGGCCTGCACGACCCCGGTGAGCTGCAGCATGCGGTCGGCCAGCGTCGACTTGCCGTGGTCGATGTGGGCGATGATGCAGAAGTTGCGCAGCTGCGAGGGCGGCGTGGCCGCCACGGGCAGCGGCTCGGCGGGGATGGGGGGCACTCGACCTACCTGCTCCGGGCGTCTCGTCGTGCGGGCGTGGGCGCGTCCAGTTTCCCACGCTCCGCCCGGCCGTCCGCGCGGATCACCGCAGGCGCGTGATCTCCACCGTCACCGACAGCCGCGACCCGGACCCGCCGGAGATGATGCCGCGCAGCGGCGACACGTCGCCGTAGTCGCGGCCGGTCGCGACGACCACGTGGTCGAGCCCCGCCGGGCGGTTGTTCGTCGGGTCGAACGCCGTCCACTCCCCCGCCCACCACTCCAGCCACGCGTGGCTCTGCCCGGTGACGGCCTGCCCGAGCGGCGCGCTGCGGTCCGGGTGCAGGTAGCCCGAGACGTACCGGGCGGGCACGCCCATCGCGCGCAGCGCCCCGAGGCCGACGTGGACGAAGTCCTGGCAGACGCCGCGCCCCTCCTCCCACGCCTGGGCGGCGGAGGTGTGGACCCCGGTCGAGCCCGGCACGTACTGCAGGTGCTGGCCGAGCCACGAGCAGACGGCGAGGGCGGCCTCGTGCGGCGGCAGGTCGCCGGCCACCTCCTGGCTGCGGGCGAGCAGGTCCGGACCGGGCACCGTCACCGGTCGCGGCGCGAGCCACTCCACGAAGCGGTCCCGCAGGTCCGGTGCCGCGAGGTCCTCCCACGAGGCGCGCCCGGGCTCGGGCCCGGCGGCGGGCACCTCGACCTCGACCAGGCTCGAGGTGACGACGTCCAGTCGCGTGTGCGGCAGCTGCGTGTCGAAGGCGACGACCTGCGTGC harbors:
- a CDS encoding transglutaminase family protein encodes the protein MSRLRVVHSTAIEYASPVRTSYNEVRQTPASLPGQHVLEARVEVSPRAAASRYTDYWGTQVVAFDTQLPHTRLDVVTSSLVEVEVPAAGPEPGRASWEDLAAPDLRDRFVEWLAPRPVTVPGPDLLARSQEVAGDLPPHEAALAVCSWLGQHLQYVPGSTGVHTSAAQAWEEGRGVCQDFVHVGLGALRAMGVPARYVSGYLHPDRSAPLGQAVTGQSHAWLEWWAGEWTAFDPTNNRPAGLDHVVVATGRDYGDVSPLRGIISGGSGSRLSVTVEITRLR